A DNA window from Brassica napus cultivar Da-Ae chromosome A4, Da-Ae, whole genome shotgun sequence contains the following coding sequences:
- the LOC125608144 gene encoding uncharacterized protein LOC125608144, whose translation MDPRSNQPVTDWQSISNRSPVSPLLDHGAEFRRSVCMALNVRNKLGAWFNSFKQDDTPRVYEIEQRLSVIQQGYKDVSAYYTELITLWKEYKNYIELPVCTCGQCECNDSLLWEKLQQCSRVTKFLMGLNEVYEQTKSHILMLKPIPSIEKVYNMVAHDERQRLVRHVINSDSVVFQAPDSSQLLQFMESLEYAAAYNVYKPKSNRHLQSLFQQLHTHVQSSETVDSCCKASISDKGVMASQSSSGNSVSLSTNLRFENHIFTSNHQRLSTLSSSLSPSSWIIDSGASSHVCYDLSMFREIFQHLT comes from the exons ATGGATCCTCGCTCGAATCAACCTGTCACTGATTGGCAATCTATTTCCAATCGTTCGCCGGTGTCTCCGCTCTTGGACCATGGAGCTGAGTTTCGACGTTCTGTTTGTATGGCTCTCAATGTTCGCAATAAGCTTGGCGCGTGGTTCAATTC GTTTAAGCAAGACGATACACCTAGAGTATATGAGATTGAGCAGAGACTTAGTGTTATACAACAGGGTTAtaaagatgttagtgcgtattaCACTGAACTGATTACTTTGTGGAAGGAGTACAAGAACTACATTGAACTTCCTGTTTGTACTTGTGGCCAGTGCGAATGTAATGATTCTTTGTTATGGGAGAAACTGCAGCAATGTAGTCGTGTGACTAAGTTCCTCATGGGACTGAATGAAGTATATGAACAGACGAAAAGTCACATCCTGATGCTTAAGCCTATTCCATCGATTGAAAAAGTTTACAATATGGTTGCCCATGATGAGAGACAACGTCTTGTTCGCCATGTGATCAACTCTGATAGTGTGGTCTTTCAAGCTCCAGACTCTTCTCAATTGTTACAGTTCATGGAGTCTCTGGAGTATGCTGCTGCCTACAATGTTTATAAGCCAAAGTCTAATCGTCAT TTGCAGTCTCTCTTCCAGCAGCTTCATACTCATGTTCAGTCTTCAGAAACGGTAGATTCATGTTGTAAGGCTTCAATCTCAGACAAAGGTGTCATGGCTAGTCAATCATCCTCTGGTAACTCTGTCTCTCTTTCCACCAATCTCCGTTTTGAAAACCACATTTTCACCTCTAACCATCAGCGTCTCTCAACACTTTCCTCCTCTTTATCTCCTTCATCTTGGATCATTGATAGTGGGGCTTCTAGCCATGTGTGTTATGATCTTAGTATGTTCCGAGAAATCTTTCAACATTTGACATAA
- the LOC106423275 gene encoding IMPACT family member in pol 5'region isoform X1: protein MGLILGPVNGIDKEAIGTEEVVKRGTNQMLVRLPVTAASTVAVLIRRRIPAAYLLSTKSSMTSDSSGTAFTTIKEIVSLEKEIKKSKFIAIAGPISSEQSAQLFLSQVRDPRATHNCWAYKVGDQHRSSDDGEPSGTAGKPMLSAICSSGLDRVMVVVIRYFGGIKLGTGGLVRAYGGVTSDCLKTASTCLFKSKVQMGVEVTFDLLGVVYNQLQSCQAEDIKEDYDTGKDGTTMVSFKVDFDQVDKLEDAIKSNCKRDLVFFKNLAIGNQLG, encoded by the exons ATGGGCTTGATACTGGGCCCGGTTAATGGAATAGATAAAGAAGCTATAGGGACGGAGGAAGTCGTGAAAAGGGGGACCAATCAGATGTTGGTGCGCTTACCAGTAACTGCTGCAAGCACCGTCGCTGTGTTAATTCGCCGGCGAATCCCCGCCGCTTATCTGCTATCCACGAAGAGCTCGATGACTTCGGATTCCTCTGGTACCGCCTTCACGACCATCAAAGAAATCGTATCCTTAGAGAAAGAGATTAAGAAGAGCAAATTCATCGCAATCGCCGGTCCTATCTCCAGCGAGCAGTCGGCACAACTGTTCCTCTCCCAGGTCCGAGATCCTCGCGCTACGCACAACTGCTGGGCTTATAAG GTTGGTGATCAACATCGATCTAGTGATGATGGTGAGCCATCGGGCACAGCAGGAAAGCCCATGCTCTCTGCAATTTGTTCATCTGGATTAGACAGAGTTATGGTTGTTGTCATTAG GTATTTTGGGGGCATCAAACTCGGCACTGGAGGTCTTGTTAGAGCATATGGTGGTGTTACCTCTGATTGCTTGAAAACTGCTTCGACTTGTCTTTTCAAGTCTAAA GTTCAAATGGGAGTCGAGGTTACATTTGATCTTTTAGGTGTTGTTTACAATCAG CTGCAGTCATGCCAGGCTGAAGACATCAAGGAAGACTATGATACTGGTAAAGATGGTACCACGATGGTTTCCTTCAAGGTTGATTTTGACCAGGTTGATAAATTAGAGGATGCTATCAAATCAAACTGCAAACGAGACCTTGTCTTTTTCAAAAACCTAGCAATTGGTAACCAACTCGGTTAA
- the LOC106423275 gene encoding IMPACT family member HI_0722 isoform X2 has product MGLILGPVNGIDKEAIGTEEVVKRGTNQMLVRLPVTAASTVAVLIRRRIPAAYLLSTKSSMTSDSSGTAFTTIKEIVSLEKEIKKSKFIAIAGPISSEQSAQLFLSQVRDPRATHNCWAYKVGDQHRSSDDGEPSGTAGKPMLSAICSSGLDRVMVVVIRYFGGIKLGTGGLVRAYGGVTSDCLKTASTCLFKSKVQMGVEVTFDLLGVVYNQSCQAEDIKEDYDTGKDGTTMVSFKVDFDQVDKLEDAIKSNCKRDLVFFKNLAIGNQLG; this is encoded by the exons ATGGGCTTGATACTGGGCCCGGTTAATGGAATAGATAAAGAAGCTATAGGGACGGAGGAAGTCGTGAAAAGGGGGACCAATCAGATGTTGGTGCGCTTACCAGTAACTGCTGCAAGCACCGTCGCTGTGTTAATTCGCCGGCGAATCCCCGCCGCTTATCTGCTATCCACGAAGAGCTCGATGACTTCGGATTCCTCTGGTACCGCCTTCACGACCATCAAAGAAATCGTATCCTTAGAGAAAGAGATTAAGAAGAGCAAATTCATCGCAATCGCCGGTCCTATCTCCAGCGAGCAGTCGGCACAACTGTTCCTCTCCCAGGTCCGAGATCCTCGCGCTACGCACAACTGCTGGGCTTATAAG GTTGGTGATCAACATCGATCTAGTGATGATGGTGAGCCATCGGGCACAGCAGGAAAGCCCATGCTCTCTGCAATTTGTTCATCTGGATTAGACAGAGTTATGGTTGTTGTCATTAG GTATTTTGGGGGCATCAAACTCGGCACTGGAGGTCTTGTTAGAGCATATGGTGGTGTTACCTCTGATTGCTTGAAAACTGCTTCGACTTGTCTTTTCAAGTCTAAA GTTCAAATGGGAGTCGAGGTTACATTTGATCTTTTAGGTGTTGTTTACAATCAG TCATGCCAGGCTGAAGACATCAAGGAAGACTATGATACTGGTAAAGATGGTACCACGATGGTTTCCTTCAAGGTTGATTTTGACCAGGTTGATAAATTAGAGGATGCTATCAAATCAAACTGCAAACGAGACCTTGTCTTTTTCAAAAACCTAGCAATTGGTAACCAACTCGGTTAA